The window TCCACCTTGTTTTCCAGAGGTTCAAGGTTCTTCGATATATATTCCACCAGAAGCTGGATGGTCTTGCGCTCTTTGGCCGCCTCGTCCAGAAATTCCCTGTAGGCCGCCATGCCAGCGCCTGACATGTTTTCTATATCCGCCCTGGCGGTATCGGATTCACTGCTGGTGTGGTCGCTCATCGTTTAAAAGATCCTCCTGGATGCTGTGACGGGCGCCGGGATCCGGCGCAATAAAGTTAAGGATTTTCCCGGTGATTATACAGAAAAACGGTCATCCGCTGGGTTTGTTTTTTCAATTTGACCTCCGGCGCGCCTGGCCACGGAGGAATTACCGGCGCGGTCCTTACGTCACGCGGCGTTACGCCGTATAGCGCTATATCGCTTAATTGCTGGAACCCGAAAAGAACACGTGTTCCGAAAAACCGCGTCATCAGCGGGTGAAACGACGCTTGCGATGAATTAAAAAAACCAACTTTTGTGTTGAACTGCTTATTAAACTCTGGTAAAAATCACTAACCTTTAAGTTCCGATTAAGCTACAACGCATGAGAGGAGAACCGTTAGATGGCTGGAAAAAAACCAATGACCAAGGGGCAAATCGCTGACAACATCGCCACCGCATCCGGCTTAACAAAGAAGCTGGCCGCCCAGATCCTGGACGGTTTGGCCGCTTTGGCCTACAAAGAGGCGAAAAATGGCTTCACCCTGCCGGGGTTGGGCAAACTGGTTCTGGTTCAGAGGAAAGCCCGCAAGGGTAGGAATCCGCAGACTGGCGAAGTAATAAAAATACCCGCGAAGAAGGTTGTTAAATTCCGCGTGGCCAAAGCCTGCAAAGACGCCGTACTGGGCTCCAAATAGGGGCTCTGATTTTCGTTAAACCGGCCCGGCGGAAAGGGTGTGGGGGAAAATACAAAAACCCGCGTTCCGCTGGCCGGTTTTTCTTTTTGCCTAAAGCGGTTTAAGCGCCGCCATGGCTAGCATTCACAAGGCGTTAAGGCCCCAAACCGCTAAAAAATGTTGGGCGGCCTTGGTGAGTTATGTTATCATCCAAACTTTGTGGGGCAGTAGCTCAGTTGGGAGAGCGCAGCGTTCGCAATGCTGAGGTCAGGGGTTCGATCCCCCTCTGCTCCACCAATTTTTCCAGCCATCCTACCGCTTTATTATTAAAGCTGTTCACACTTTTTCTATCGGTCTTGGTTTATTCCGGTTGCGCCGGCACAGGCTCTTATAAAAACCAGTCATCGCTTATAGATCCTCCTTCCGCGTCGAAAACCATGGCAAATGCCGCAAAAGAAGGGGCGCTTACGCCTGGGCCGTGGCCGGGTATTGAGTGGTGGAGGGATTTTAACGACCCGGTTCTTGCAAAACTGGTTGAGGAATCCTTCAGTAATTCACCTGAAATGAAGCTGGCCCAGGCCAAGGCCCGATTTGCCGACGCGCAGGCGCGGCTTGCCGGAGCGGTGGATACTCCTGACGTTTCGATGAACGCTGAATCTTTCCGCCAGCGGATAAGCGACAACGGCTTGATACCGACCAGGTTTTTCCAAAATCCGAACACGCTGACGCAGGCATCTTTAGCATTCAGCTACGAACTGGACATCTGGGGCCTTCACGCCTCCATCATAAAAAGCGCTTTAGGCGAGGCCGCGGCAGTTAAGGCCGAAACCTATATGGCCAGACTGTTACTCTCGTTCGCCGTGGCCCAGGCGTACTTCGACCTATCATGGTTCCGGGAACGGCTGGAGCTTATGGGAATACTCCTTGCCAACAGTGAATCGTTGGAACGCCTTGCCGCTAAAAGGGTGGAGGGGGGATTGGATTCCATAACCTCCCTGCAAAAGGCGCGACTAGATCTGGAGCTAATGCGTTCCTCGGTAGCCGGGGCCAAACGTGACGCTGGCATGGCCGCCAACAAACTTGCCGCGTTAATGGGGCGCGGGCCGGACTATGCCATGTCCAGCGAAACGGCCAAATCGCGGGATTTTGCCTCTCCCGCCGCGTTGCCGGATAACCTGATGACGGACATTCTCGCAAGAAGGCCGGACATCATCGCCGCGAAGTTGAGAGTGGTAACGGCGGGGTATCGCGTGGACGCGGCCCGGGCGCTGTTTTACCCAAATGTGAACATCAGGGCGCTGGTGGGGCTTCAAAGCGTGGATATAGAAAAACTGTTCAATGCTGATAGCCATATGTATAACTTCGGTCCGGCAATCCACCTGCCCCTTTTCGACGGGGGCAGGCTTTCGGCCAATCTTGAATCCCGTGGCGTGGAATGGGACATGGCCGTGGAAAAATACAACCTGACGGTGATTAACGCGGTAAAAGAAACGGCGGACTCGGTTATTTCAGTGGATGGCGCCGCAAAAAGGTTAGAGTCTGGAAAGATGGCGCTGGAAGCCGCGCAAGCCGGTTATGAGGCCATCCGGAAACGGCGCGAAGCGGGGCTGGACGATGCCATGGCGGAGATAAACGCCAGCGGTATGATGATTGTCCAGCGGTTAGAGTTGGCCACGGCCCGGCGTGAAAACCTTACAGCCAGGGTTTTGCTGATAAAATCACTGGGCGGAGGATATATGAGTGATGAGTTGCTTGCGGGAAACACCAAATGAACGGCCCCGATACTAAAACAGAAGCGCCCCGGCAGGAAGCAAGCCCGAACCATAAAAGAAAGCGGATTATCTCGATTCTGCTGGCCGGGTTCGCGTTGGCGGGTGTGGCTTTCGGCGCTTATTGGCTGATTATAGGCCGTCATTACGCATATACCGACAATGCTTATGTGGCCGGGAATATCGTGCAGGTGGAGCCTCAGGCGGCGGGCACGGTGGTGGCAATATACGCCGATGAAACCGACATGGTGGAGAAGGGCCAACTGCTGATAAAGATTGGTGACGCCGACGCCTCTGTCGCATTGGACCAGGCCAAGGCCGAGCTGGCCCAGACTGTGCGAAAAACCCGTAAGCTTTTCGAGCAGGTGGAAGAATTAAAATCCGCTTTGGCGCTACGCAAGCTGGAGACAGAACGGCTGGCGGCGGAATACCAGCGCAGAAAAGAGCTGGTGGCGGACAGGGCTGTTTCGGAAGAAGATTACGGCCGGTCGAAGGCGGCTTGGGAAGAGGCAGTAAAAGCCGAAAAGGTGGCGGAAAAACAACTGGCCGGGGCGGTGGCGCTGGCGGGCGCCGGAAAACTGGAAATCCATCCGGATGTGCAGGGGGCCAAAGCCCGGGTTATGGCCGCTTATCTTAATCTTGCACGGTCGGAGATAAGGTCTCCGGTTACGGGGCATGTGGCCAAACGTAACGCCCAGCTGGGGGGCAGGATAGCGCCGGGGAAGCCTGTAATATCGGTGGTTCCGCTGGACCAGTTATGGGTGGACGCCAATTTCAAAGAGACCCAACTGCACGACATCCGTGTTGGACAACAGGTGGAGATAACCTCCGACCTGCACGGGGATGGGGTGAAATACCATGGCAAGGTGATCAGCCTTGGCGCGGGCACGGGTAGCGTGTTTTCGATACTTCCCCCGCAAAACGCCACGGGCAACTGGATAAAAATAGTCCAGCGCGCCCCGGTGAGGATAAGCCTGGAGCCGGAAAGATTGAAGGAACATCCCCTAATATTGGGCCTTTCGTTGCAAGTTACCGTGGACACCCATGATCTGAGCGGAGCCCAGCTTGCGGGCCGCGCCAAGGAAGCGGGGAAATACGCCACCGATATCTATCAGCGCCAGTCCGATGGGGCGGCGGATATGATCAACGGTATAATCAGGGAAAACCTGGCCCCGTAAAAAACGGACACGCCTGAATTCATGGAAAACGATTCGGCCAATCAACCCCTGACGGGCTCAAAGCTGGCCATCAGCACTGTGTCGCTGGCGCTGGCGGTGTTCATGAACGTTTTGGACACCACCATCACAAACGTTTCCATCCCCACCATCGCCGGGAACCTTTCGGTTAGCCCCAGCCAGGGTACGTGGACCATCACCTCTTACTCCGTGGCCATGGCCATCGTGGTGCCTCTTACAGGGTGGCTGGCAAGGTATTTTGGCGAGGTGCGCCTTTTCGTGGCCTGTACGGCGCTATTCAGCATGGCCTCGCTTGCTTGCGGGCTGGCGCCGGATTTTACGAGCCTGATAATATTGCGCTCCATCCAGGGGCTGGTGGCTGGCCCCATGATACCCCTGTCGCAAAGCCTGCTTTTGCGTTGTTACCCGCCGGAGAAGAAAGGCATGGCGCTGGCGTTCTGGGCCATGACCACGGTGGTGGCCCCCATATTGGGCCCCATATTGGGAGGGTATATAACCGATAATATCGGCTGGCCCTGGATCTTCTACATCAACATACCCATTGGGCTCACGTCATCGTTTGTCACCTGGCAGATGCTTAAAAAGCGGGAATCCAAAACCTCGCGCAACCCCATAGACGTTACGGGCCTTATATTGCTCGTGGTGGGGGTGGGGTGTCTTCAGATTTTCCTGGACCGGGGGCATGAACTGGACTGGTTCAACTCCACCGAGGTGACGTTGCTGGCCATAGTCGCCGTGATTAGCTTATCGCTATTTTTAGCCTGGGAGTTGTTCGAGAAACACCCGGTGGTGGACCTGTCGTTGTTCCTGCTCCGAAACTATACGGTGGGAACGCTTGCGGTGGCTCTTGGTTACATGACGTTTTTCTCCGGGGTGGTGATATTCCCCCTGTGGTTGCAAACGCAGATGGGCTACACGGCCACCTGGGCGGGCCTTGCGGCGGCGCCCATCGGGATGCTAACGCTGATGCTTACCCCCATTGTGGGCGCGTCGCTCCACAAGGTGGACGTACGGGTGTTGAGCAGTTTCTCGTTTTTCGTGTTCGCCTTCACCTGTTTCTGGCAGGCCGGGTTCAATACCGACGCCACATTCTACGATGTGGCCCTGCCAAGGCTTGCGCAAGGGATAGCCATGTCCTGCTTTTTCGTGCCGGTAACGTCCATATCGCTTTCCGGCCTTACGCCGGACAGGATAGCGGCGGCGGCTGGGCTTACAAACTTCATGCGTATATTGGGCGGCAGTTTCGGCACTTCCATAAGCGTTACCTTTTGGGACGACCGGGCTATTTATCACCGGAGCGTGCTGGTGGAAAGCATCTCGCAGTCCAACCCATACGCCATGGCCCCGCTTGAAGTGGCGCAATCGAACGGCATGAGTTATGAGGGGGCGCTGGCGGTGTTTGAACGGATAATAGGCAAACAGGCGGCGACCCTGGCCACAAACGACATTTTTCTGCTTTCAGGCGTAATATTCTCGTGCCTCATATTGTTTATATGGCTCTCCCGGGGGCCGTTCATGGTTGCGAGGAATTAGGATTTTACATGCCTGGATGAAATCTTGTTTGGGCGCTGGACGGAATTTGAGTTAAAATCTACTGCCTTTACCGCCCGGATCCGGGCGCAAGAAAACATAGCTGGCTTAAGAGGCTTTATTCTTGAACAAACTGCCTGTTTTTGAGTGGTTCTTCAGCATGGGCGACGTGCTGGTTAGCGTGAACACCGCCTTTGAAGGGGTGGTGGTGCCGCCGCACCTAAAGGGCAAGGAAAACGTGGATTTCATCATGGGTTCCGTTCCCACGCCAAACCTGGCGCCGGACGCCGAGGGTGTGACCGCCTCCATGAGGTTCGGCCCTTCGTTGCATACATGCCGTTTCCCCTGGGGCTCTGTCACACGCATGGCGTCCCCCGAGGCTGTCATCCAGTTCGCCAAGCCCCAACCACTTAAAGAAGTGGAGAGCGGGCCGGAGCCAACAGAAGACACCGCCAAACCGGCCGGGAAAAAAGAGAAGAAGAGTAAAGGGCATTTGAGAGTGGTGAAGTAACCGGCGGATGGAATTAACCAACGGTTCAATTCATCAGTTTTATCGCTTCACCGGGGTGATCCGGTTTCCCGCCATCCTGTATCTGCTTAACTAACCGTTCCACGGCCATTTCCACTTCGCGGGTAATGGGGGCGCCAAGGCCCAAGTTCACCGCTTCCACGGCGTAAACACAAAGTTCCGGCGGCAATTTACCCAAAGTCCTCGCCAATTCAATGGTATCGGCAAGGCCGAAGGCGTGGGTGGAGACGAATGATATTTCGCGCGGCAAAGGCCCGGATTTGGCGTTAATGGAACGCACGGTACCGGCGGGTTTTTCGCTGATGGCGGCGTCGCAAATCAATACGGTGTCATAACCGGCCCAGGTCTCTATCATGGATGAAAGGTCGCCGCTGAAAAACGCCACATCAGTCCCGGCCAAACCCAGCCCGGCTATCCGCTGGGCTATTAGAAGGCCCGCGTAATCATCCCCGTTCATTTGGGAACCCACGCCTATTACCAGTGTCTTCATGAAGTTGGGTTGATTTTACGGCTTTGGTACCGCGGAGCCATTTGTAAGATAACCCTCCAGGCCATATATTTATTGGTAGAAAGGTATCACATTCGCAGGCAATGGGCGCGTTGACAAAGGAAGTGGTTAAAAATCAATCCTCAACAATTCCCCACTTTGCGGCTTTGCCCTTTGGCGGGCGGGTTGATACCAGTTAAAAGGAGATCAATCATGTTGATGGCAGGTGTGACTAAAGCGGTTAGATATGAGCCGAAGACTTTCCCAGGGCTCAATAACCTTATCGGCATCACCCCAGTGGAGATTGAGGAACACCTAAAGCTGTATAACGGCTATGTGGCCAATACCAATCTGCTACGGGAGAAAATCGGCTCCATGGTGGTGTCCGGCTCGGCTGGAACCCCGGAATTCGCGGAACTGGTTAGACGGCTTGGGTTTGAGTACAACGGTATGCGGCTCCACGAGTTGTATTTCGAAAATCTTTCTGGCGGTGGCAAAAGGCCAAGCCAGATGGTGGTAAACGCACTGGAAGACGCGTTCAACGGCTTCGGATCTTGGGAAACCCTTTTCCGCAAGGTAGCGGCCATGCGGGGAGTGGGCTGGGTTATCCTTTACCAGGATCCGCTTAACGAAAACCTGAGCGTCCACTGGATAAACCAGCATGAAGACGGGCACCCTGTGGGGTTCAACCCGATACTGGTTTTGGACTGCTGGGAGCATGCGTGGACGGCGTACCTCCGCCCAACGGAGAGAGCCAAGTACATAGAGGACTTCTTCACCAATATAGACTGGGACGTGGTGGAAAGGCGGTTTAGATAACCGCCAACAGCGCTGGGTGGCGGGAGTATAAGGCGCCGCGCGGCGTGGATGATTGAGAGGGGAATAGTTAAGGTGGCAGGTAAAATTGCGCGCTTAGCCACTTTGAAAGGGGGAGGGGAAGGAGCGCGTTTCACCATTTTCACAGGAACGGCGGGAAATCATGATTAGCGCCCGGCTCCGCTGATCCTGTAAACCTGCATTTCCTCCGCAAGACCCTTTATCGTGGCTTTGCCGGGTTCAACTTTCATGGCCGTGAGCAGTGCCCCCACGCCGGGGTATTCATACACATCCGACGTTATGTAAACCTCATCGCCTCCGGCCAGTTCCTGAACCCTGGAGGCTATGTTCACCGTTTGGCCGAAATAGTCCAGCCGTTCGTTCAGGTTCACCACGATGGAGGCTCCTTTGTGGATACCGATCTTCAGGATGATGTCAGTCTTATTCCCAGACTGGTTCATTTTGGCCACTTCTTCCCGCATCTCCAGCGCCGCTTTCATGGCGTCCACCGGATTCATGAAACTGCCCATCACCGCGTCCCCGATGGTTTTCACGATGGCTCCGTGATTGCCTGCCACCACCTTTCCGAGGATGTCGAAATGCTGGCGAACAAGGGAAAAAGCGTTAAGGTCGCCAATCCTGTCATAAAGGGAGGTGGAGCCCTTCAGGTCGGTGAATACGATGGAGATGTCTTTCACACCCAGGCCTTCAGTGCCTTTCACCACATCGTAATGGAACAGGTCGTGGAACGATTGCGTGGTCAGAAGCCGCTTGCCGGAAAGGTATGGCGTGAAGCTGATGGTGAAATCCTCGGCGTACCGAGTGGGGAAATTTAGCAGGGTTATCAGCCCTTTCCTGCCAGACTGGTTGTAAAAATCGAATTCAGTCTCCCCGGAGCTCAAGGTTCCGGCGCTTAAGGTGATCGCCGAGCCGTTGAGTTTTACGCCAAGAGAGCCGCTTCCGCCCCCTGGCTGGCCGCTCACGGGTATGCCAGCGCCGGTATGGTTCAGGAAATCGCTTATCACAAGGTAGCCTTCCGTAAGCTCCCTGGTTATCTTTTTCTCCTCGCCATTCTGGATGTAAGCGTGGAACTTCATGAAAGGGATTGCGCCATCTATCCATCTTCTTCCGTCCCGTATCACGCCTTCCCTGCTGAAACGATAGAGGGTCAGGTAATCCAGCGGGGACAAGGAATCCGGATGGTGGCAGGTTATCTCCCGGACTTGGGGCGACACGGTGAAGCTTATCATTATGTAGTCGTCCAGGGATGCCTCGGAGTCCACATTGCACACTTCGCAATGGCTGTGGGAGTCTAAAGCCTTTAGGGAGCTGAAGCTTTCCAGCACGCTGGTGCAACCGGGGCACAACACATGCCAGTTCATTTGAAACAGACCCTCCACGGCGCCGTGCAGGAAAAAGTCTATTGATTCGTTTTCCTCGATTCCTTTTTCCTTTGCGAACAGGATGGGATTGATCCGGAAAAGCGCCTCATCGGTGGCGTTGCGGATCATGTTTTCCATTTTGGAGACAACCCGGGGGCTCCATTGCCTGGCCTTTTCAATGGATGCCAGCTTGCCGTCCAGAAGGGGCTCGTTTAACTTAACGCCGGTATCAAACATAGGGTTTAACTCCTGATGTATCGACCCAGTCATCGGCGGTTGTTTGCCAGTAACATCATGGCGGAACGCTTCGCCTTATCAGTTAATATATTGCCGATGGATAAGCCTTGTCCATGTTAATGATGTCCACTGCCTTTCAGGAGCAAAGCCTAATTTATGTTGATGCGTATTTTCTTTCGCGGGATTCTCCAGTTTCAAAACATGGCGGATAAAAAAAATGGAGAGAAATGTTTAGCAGGAAATACATGCACCGGGGTGAAAAGCATTTGACTAAAAATAGTGAAAGTCTTATATATTAAACAAGTATAGACCAAGTCTAATTTCTTCCTGGAAGGAGGATGTTTATGAAACTGGAAGGCTCCAAGACCCATCAAAACCTGAAAGACGCGTTCGCCGGGGAATCGCAGGCGAATCGCCGCTATTTATATTTCGCCGGTAAAGCGGACGTGGAAGGGTTCAACGACATATCGGCGGTTTTCCGTTCCACCGCCGAGGGTGAGACCGGCCATGCCCACGGGCATCTTAATTTTCTTAAAGAAGTGGGCGACCCTGTAACAGGGCTTCCCATAGGGGCCACGGCGGACAATCTAAAATCAGCCATCGCCGGGGAAACATATGAGTACACCGACATGTATCCTGGTATGGCAAAAACCGCCAGGGACGAGGGTTTTAAAGAAGTGTCCGACTGGCTGGAAACCCTGGCCAAGGCCGAGCGGTCGCACGCCAACCGGTTCCAGAAAGCTCTCGACAGCATGGGCAAATAGATACGCGTGATAGGCGTGGATTAGATCCGCCCCGGCAATAGCCTGCAAAAGGGCGGGAAAAGGAGGGATTCGTTTTTTGAAAAAGGCGCATATGAGAAAGATCAACCGGGAGGATCTTTTTAGTCTCGAAAAATACGAGGAGATCCGCCCCTCGTTTCGTGAGAGGGTGATGGAGCATAAAGCCAGCCGCCGGGTGCCTGTGGGGCCCAGCGCCACGCTTTATTTCGAGGACAGGCTCACCATCCACTATCAAATCCAGGAAATGCTTCGGGCCGAACGCATATTCGACCAGGCTGGGATTGAGGGGGAATTGTCGGCCTATAACCCGCTGATACCAGATGGGGCCAACTGGAAAGCCACCTTCATGATTGAGTATGACGACCCGGCCCAGCGCCGCGCGGAGCTTGCCCGGCTGGTGGGGATAGAGCGGAGGGTATGGGTTATGGTGGAGGGGTTTAATAAAGTATTCGCCATCGCCGATGAGGATCTGGAACGCTCCACCCCCGAGAAAACCGCGGCGGTGCATTTCCTGCGGTTCGAGCTTTCCGGGGAAATGGTGGACGCGATAAAACAAGGCGCCAGCGTTACCTGCGGCATAGACCACCCGCTTTACCGTTACGAGGCCCAGGCGCCGGAGCATAGCTGTAAATCGTTGGCGCTGGATTTGGACTGACCGGAAAGGTTTGCGGTATCAATCCGCTGCGGGCAGTGTGAAAATGAATTTGCTCCCTCTGCCTGGCTCCGATTCGGCCCAAATTTCACCACCGTGACGGTCTATTATCTTTTTGCAGATGGCAAGGCCTATGCCGGTGCCATCGTATTTTGTCATCCCATGAAGCCGTTTGAAGGGTGAAAATATCTGGTCGAGATACTTCGGCTCTATTCCCATGCCATTGTCCTCTATCGTTACCTGGTAAGAATCTCCCAAGCGGTCTGCGGTTATGTTGATAACCGGAACCGCCTGGCCGCGGAACTTGATGGCATTTCCGATAAGGTTCGTGACGAGTATCCTTACGCTGTTGGAGTCGGCCATCACGAATGGCAGGCCTTTCCATTCTATTTTTGCCCCCGTTTCCCTCACCAGCCCTTCAAGGTCTCCAACGGCCTCCCTGATGATCTCGTTTAAGTCCACGCGGGTTATCTGCCGCTCCAGCCGTCCGGTTCTCGAAAGCTGGCGAAGGTCTTCGATCTGTTTTTTCATCCGGTCCGACGATAGAAGGATGAAGTTGAGGTCCTCCCTGGCTCTTTTGGATATGTCCTCTCCCAAATCCCCCTTCAGAAGCTGGCAGTAATTGGATACCGTCCGTAACGGTTCCAGCAGGTCGTGGCTTGCGATGTAAGTGAATTCCTCCAGCTCCTTGTTCATCCTCTCCAGCTTGCGCGCGTGGCTTCTAACCGTCTCTTCGGCGCGTTTCCGCTCCGTGATGTCCCTGGCTATGGCGATGATAATCAGCTTCCCGTCATCCTGGGTCAGCGAGCTGAGCCGCAATTCCACGTCGAACCGGCTACCATCCTTTCGATGATGTACAGTTGTTATCTCGCTGGCCGCCCCATGGCCTTCGATAACCTTGTAAAAAATAGACTGCAACTGCTCTTCAGAATACTCGGGCATCACGTCCTGAGGGCCCATTAGCAACAGTTCCTCCGCGTAATAGCCCAGCACATTAACGGCGCTCTTGTTGAAATCCACAAAACGCATGATGGCGGGGTTTATCAGGAAAACACAGTCGGGGGAAGTGTCCATGGCGGCTCTGAACCTTTTCAAGTCCAGAACCGCGTGATTGCGGTCGTCCAGGATCCTGCTTGTGTAGGTTTCATTGACCCTGGCCAGATCCAGCGCCTTGCCGAAGTTGTTGAGTATCGGCTGGAACACCTGGGTTATCGGCAGGTCGGTCACCGGTTTTTCGGGGGAGAACAACAGGAACAGGCTATTCTCCGGCACTGGCAGACGCAGGGCCACTGTGAATCGTTTATGGATTGGTAATTTGATATCCCACAGAGCGTTATCCTCAATAAGCGCCGCCGGGCCGGCAACAAGGGATTGGGGCAGGGTGAACACTTGCCCTTTCAGAACCGCCAGTTCCGGAGAGCAGATTACGGCTTCCAGTAAATATTTCCGGCCGGGATCGGAATTGTTGCTGGCCCTTTCAATCCTTTCAGGTATGGCAGATAAAAACATGCCGCAGGGAAAAGAGGTGTGGTACATAAGCCGCTGGAGTGTTTTCTCAATTAGCGGTTGGGCATGGGTGGCTCCGCCGGTGAGGAGGGCCATTTCATAAAGGATTGTCAGTATATGCTCTCTGTTCATAAATTGTCCCAGGAGGCGCACACTATCGTTCCGTTATGGAAAAGGGGATAACCTCCCTGGATAGAGCTTCCTATTTCACCAAGAGATAACGCTCCGGCGATGCGCGCCGGGGACAGGCGCTCCGACAGAGCCCCTAACTCGTTCTCCGCGGCCGCCCCAAGATGGAGCCGCCGTCCCGCGCAGTAGAAAGTAAGCACGAAATTCCGGTATTTGTTTTTCAGCCGGTCAGTCAAGGCGTCCACAGTGGCCGTTGATCCGCTTTCCGGGGCGGCAAGCAGGGTCAGAATGGCGTTTTCCGGTATCTCTCCCACGCAAAATAAAGACCCATCCTCTTCCAGCGCCACGGGAATGCGAACTAAAACCTCGTCGTCGGCCCGGATGATGCCGAAGGGGAAATGAACACCCATCTGGTAGAAATTCTCTTTCGTCACCTCCACGCCATACCGGGATTGCGCCATCCGGGCGTACACCTCGAAGGCTGGTTTCCAGTCTATATTGATAATGCGGTTGCCGCTGGTGGATGTGGCGGTGATCATCTCTTCCGGCATTATGTATCCGTGCTCCAGGCTGGCCCCTTCGTGGTCCGGCAGGATTAGCGCAAGTAGAGCGTCACCGGTGAATTCTTTCTCCGTAAATACGCAAGGCATGGGCTGGAAAGTTTCGCTCCCGGCGTTAACGCCCATATAGCTGACCATGTCCGCCAGTTTGAAATAAAGTGAATCCAGGATGGTGGCGATGGTGGGTA of the Nitrospinota bacterium genome contains:
- a CDS encoding PAS domain S-box protein, whose product is MNREHILTILYEMALLTGGATHAQPLIEKTLQRLMYHTSFPCGMFLSAIPERIERASNNSDPGRKYLLEAVICSPELAVLKGQVFTLPQSLVAGPAALIEDNALWDIKLPIHKRFTVALRLPVPENSLFLLFSPEKPVTDLPITQVFQPILNNFGKALDLARVNETYTSRILDDRNHAVLDLKRFRAAMDTSPDCVFLINPAIMRFVDFNKSAVNVLGYYAEELLLMGPQDVMPEYSEEQLQSIFYKVIEGHGAASEITTVHHRKDGSRFDVELRLSSLTQDDGKLIIIAIARDITERKRAEETVRSHARKLERMNKELEEFTYIASHDLLEPLRTVSNYCQLLKGDLGEDISKRAREDLNFILLSSDRMKKQIEDLRQLSRTGRLERQITRVDLNEIIREAVGDLEGLVRETGAKIEWKGLPFVMADSNSVRILVTNLIGNAIKFRGQAVPVINITADRLGDSYQVTIEDNGMGIEPKYLDQIFSPFKRLHGMTKYDGTGIGLAICKKIIDRHGGEIWAESEPGRGSKFIFTLPAAD
- a CDS encoding FIST C-terminal domain-containing protein produces the protein MEVDKFVYLESVDYADLNEILISWRRDNPQMGVLALACEAEKDAVPGLQKIFSDLGIPLAGAVFPELVVDGAFKKRGILISLLKRMPAHIVLKGLSKHGNALDSSIEELAGFVTASGQKGRKDTLFLIIDAMIPTIATILDSLYFKLADMVSYMGVNAGSETFQPMPCVFTEKEFTGDALLALILPDHEGASLEHGYIMPEEMITATSTSGNRIINIDWKPAFEVYARMAQSRYGVEVTKENFYQMGVHFPFGIIRADDEVLVRIPVALEEDGSLFCVGEIPENAILTLLAAPESGSTATVDALTDRLKNKYRNFVLTFYCAGRRLHLGAAAENELGALSERLSPARIAGALSLGEIGSSIQGGYPLFHNGTIVCASWDNL